The following are from one region of the Thermoproteus uzoniensis 768-20 genome:
- a CDS encoding Zn-ribbon domain-containing OB-fold protein has translation MRRVKQFPEVMEIEAYVYTAGPIGTKWLEALKSGKITAAYCPKCGRLFLPPKMYCPYDFEEVKELREVAPVGVVESYTVIERDFYGEPLKEKKVLAFIRFPGVEGGLIHYVKTDKPRVGMKVRPKWRDERRGLVTDIEYFEEA, from the coding sequence ATGAGGCGGGTCAAGCAGTTCCCCGAAGTGATGGAGATAGAGGCATACGTCTACACCGCTGGCCCTATCGGCACTAAGTGGCTGGAGGCCCTCAAGTCGGGCAAGATAACCGCGGCGTACTGCCCCAAGTGCGGCCGCCTGTTCCTCCCGCCGAAGATGTACTGCCCATACGACTTCGAGGAGGTCAAGGAGCTACGGGAGGTGGCGCCCGTCGGCGTCGTCGAGAGCTACACGGTGATCGAGAGGGATTTCTACGGCGAGCCGTTGAAGGAGAAGAAAGTGCTGGCCTTCATAAGGTTCCCCGGCGTCGAGGGCGGCCTCATACACTATGTGAAGACCGACAAGCCTAGGGTGGGCATGAAGGTAAGGCCCAAGTGGCGCGACGAGAGGAGGGGTCTGGTTACTGATATCGAATATTTCGAGGAGGCATGA
- a CDS encoding acyl-CoA dehydrogenase family protein, which translates to MSLLTEEHELIRKSARDFAEKYVDPIARRMDRENYYPRETIKEAGKLGILTPTVPAEYGGGGGDLRAAVVVLEELGRVSGGFSLLVEAYGILFADAVNNFASKRQKDEVLPKVAAGDKIGAFALSEPCCGSDAAAIQTKAERRGGEWVINGHKMWITNGYYADYYLLAARTGPREARHKAITVFLLPRSRCVEATPIEVMGVRGTGTAELKFNDCVVGDDDVVGEVNGGWKIIMHTLDVGRVAISGVAVGVARGAFEEALGWARSRELFGKRLIEMQNAQFELAEMLASIETAKTLAYYAAYLYDTKSPDFLLMSHVAKLQAARLAVDVTRRAVQMEGGFGYSKDSKAEMFYRDSKILEIGEGTNEVMKYVIYKLLEKKFG; encoded by the coding sequence ATGAGCCTTTTGACCGAGGAGCACGAGCTTATCAGGAAGTCGGCCCGCGATTTCGCCGAGAAGTACGTCGATCCAATCGCGCGCAGGATGGATAGAGAGAACTACTACCCCCGCGAGACCATTAAGGAGGCGGGCAAGCTGGGCATCCTCACGCCGACCGTGCCGGCCGAGTACGGAGGAGGCGGGGGAGATCTGAGGGCGGCTGTCGTAGTCCTCGAGGAGCTGGGCCGCGTCAGCGGCGGGTTCAGCTTGTTGGTAGAGGCATACGGCATACTCTTCGCCGACGCTGTGAACAACTTCGCCTCTAAGAGGCAGAAAGACGAGGTCTTGCCCAAGGTCGCCGCAGGCGATAAGATAGGCGCCTTCGCCCTTTCGGAGCCCTGTTGCGGCTCGGACGCCGCAGCCATACAGACCAAGGCCGAGAGGAGGGGCGGCGAGTGGGTGATAAACGGCCACAAGATGTGGATAACCAACGGCTACTACGCCGACTACTACCTCCTTGCGGCCAGGACGGGGCCGCGGGAGGCCCGCCACAAGGCCATAACCGTCTTCCTCCTGCCGAGGAGCAGATGCGTCGAGGCGACGCCCATAGAGGTCATGGGCGTTAGGGGGACGGGCACGGCCGAGCTTAAGTTCAACGACTGCGTTGTCGGCGACGACGACGTCGTCGGCGAGGTTAACGGCGGGTGGAAGATAATCATGCACACGCTGGACGTCGGGAGGGTGGCCATATCGGGAGTTGCCGTGGGAGTTGCGAGGGGGGCCTTCGAGGAGGCCCTCGGCTGGGCCAGGAGCCGGGAGCTCTTCGGCAAGAGGCTTATAGAGATGCAGAACGCGCAGTTCGAGCTCGCCGAGATGCTGGCCTCCATAGAGACCGCGAAGACGCTCGCCTACTACGCGGCGTATCTCTACGACACGAAGTCGCCTGACTTCTTGCTGATGTCGCACGTGGCCAAACTACAAGCCGCCCGCCTTGCCGTCGACGTGACGCGGAGGGCCGTGCAGATGGAAGGCGGCTTCGGCTACAGCAAGGACAGCAAGGCGGAGATGTTTTATAGGGACTCGAAGATACTGGAGATAGGGGAGGGGACCAACGAGGTGATGAAGTACGTCATATACAAGCTCCTGGAGAAGAAGTTCGGCTAG
- a CDS encoding thiolase domain-containing protein, translated as MTGRNINFKHRVAVVGAGMTLFRSRMLETPQELAWLAAKQALDEAGLTLKDIDCVVIGSAPDAFDGVHMKGEYLAEGAGGIHKPTVRVFVGGATGVFVPIAAWWHVASGLCKRVLAVAEEKMSHAAKPHTQYVFRYIWDPIVEKPLNPNLIWIFAMEMHRYMHKCNVKKEDIALVSVKNKRNACGHPSAQLCMPNITVDDVLKSEVLVWPVQLYDISPTTDGAAALVLASEEEARRITDTPVWVKGIGWTLDTTHWTNRDLAYPEYVRRAAEMAYRMAGIDNPRKQIDVAEPYDPFDYKELHHMEGLGLAKKCEAPILTREGVTQRDGDLPINPSGGLLGVGNPIAAAGLMKVAEIFWQVRGEAGARQVKKPVYTGLAQAWGDLMQAGTVIVMGI; from the coding sequence ATGACGGGCCGTAACATCAACTTCAAGCACAGAGTGGCCGTGGTAGGCGCCGGCATGACGCTGTTCAGAAGCAGAATGCTGGAGACGCCCCAGGAGCTGGCGTGGCTCGCGGCTAAGCAAGCGCTGGACGAGGCCGGCTTGACGCTCAAGGATATAGACTGCGTCGTCATCGGAAGCGCGCCGGACGCCTTCGACGGAGTTCACATGAAGGGCGAATACTTAGCTGAGGGCGCCGGCGGCATCCACAAGCCGACCGTGAGGGTGTTCGTCGGAGGTGCCACAGGCGTCTTCGTCCCCATTGCGGCGTGGTGGCACGTGGCCTCAGGGCTCTGCAAGAGGGTGTTGGCCGTGGCTGAGGAGAAGATGAGCCACGCCGCGAAGCCCCACACCCAATACGTCTTCCGCTACATATGGGATCCCATAGTGGAGAAGCCCCTCAACCCCAACTTGATCTGGATATTCGCTATGGAGATGCACCGGTACATGCATAAGTGCAACGTCAAGAAGGAGGACATAGCGTTGGTCTCGGTCAAGAACAAGCGCAACGCCTGCGGCCACCCATCGGCCCAGCTGTGTATGCCCAACATAACCGTCGACGACGTGCTCAAAAGCGAGGTGTTGGTCTGGCCGGTCCAGCTATACGACATATCCCCGACGACCGACGGGGCCGCGGCCTTGGTCCTCGCCAGCGAGGAGGAGGCGAGGAGGATAACCGACACGCCGGTGTGGGTCAAGGGGATAGGGTGGACGCTCGACACGACACACTGGACCAACCGCGATCTGGCCTATCCGGAATACGTGCGCCGCGCCGCCGAGATGGCCTACCGCATGGCGGGCATAGACAACCCGAGGAAGCAGATAGATGTGGCCGAGCCCTACGACCCCTTCGACTACAAGGAGCTCCACCACATGGAGGGCCTCGGTTTGGCCAAGAAATGCGAGGCGCCTATTCTGACCAGAGAGGGCGTGACGCAGAGGGACGGAGACCTGCCCATAAACCCGTCGGGCGGCTTGTTGGGCGTGGGCAATCCCATAGCCGCCGCAGGCCTCATGAAGGTCGCGGAGATATTCTGGCAGGTGAGGGGCGAGGCCGGCGCGAGGCAGGTGAAGAAGCCGGTGTATACGGGGCTGGCGCAGGCGTGGGGCGACCTAATGCAGGCAGGAACAGTGATAGTGATGGGGATATGA
- a CDS encoding putative metallopeptidase translates to MARLPGYEEVVRALAKASGLPHLAEVPIYVVYSGSRSRAYARIWGLSKPLQEALGIGPLYVVELLRPFWDLDCEGKTKVLAHELAHIPRTASGALRPHNAYFRRDYKAILRRAGEICDAIKELDRAGRPSL, encoded by the coding sequence ATGGCTAGGCTACCCGGATACGAGGAGGTGGTGAGGGCTTTAGCCAAGGCGTCCGGCCTTCCGCATCTGGCCGAGGTGCCCATCTACGTCGTCTATTCGGGCTCGCGGTCGAGGGCGTACGCCAGGATATGGGGCCTCTCTAAGCCTCTGCAGGAGGCCCTGGGCATCGGCCCTCTATACGTCGTCGAGCTGTTGCGCCCCTTCTGGGATCTCGACTGCGAGGGGAAGACGAAGGTATTGGCGCACGAGCTGGCCCACATACCGCGCACCGCCAGCGGCGCCTTGAGGCCCCACAACGCCTACTTCCGGAGGGACTACAAGGCGATATTGAGGAGGGCCGGGGAGATCTGCGACGCCATCAAGGAGCTGGACCGAGCGGGAAGGCCCTCTCTCTGA
- a CDS encoding 30S ribosomal protein S27e has translation MPPRFSKVLIPQPRTKFLRIRCPDCGNEQVVFSHASMVVRCLVCGRVLVQPTGGKAQILGNIIRSLD, from the coding sequence ATGCCGCCCCGGTTCTCCAAGGTGTTAATACCGCAACCCCGCACCAAGTTCTTGAGGATACGTTGTCCCGACTGCGGGAACGAACAGGTGGTGTTTAGCCACGCCTCGATGGTCGTCAGATGCCTCGTCTGCGGCAGGGTCTTAGTCCAACCGACGGGCGGCAAGGCCCAGATCCTCGGTAATATAATCAGGTCGCTCGACTAG
- a CDS encoding MFS transporter: MVQWTPEHYKWPPKAASAIFSQFLGFFLDAYDLTFVTAMTSTLAAVLLPPTLSKEVVGYFITLLGYAFTMIARPLGSAIFGNLADRWGRRDTLMITIVGYSTASALTAAIPTYAQAGWAAFWIYSALRFILGIFVGGEYAAGHPFAMEYSAPRWRGLVSGIVQGAFSWGVALGGFVVAAFTAYFGQAAMQAYAWRYVFLTGLIPAVVALYIRFAMPDTPVFSEAKNKGQLEKVPFFSLFRPPALWTFLSVFVFMTGLFFSSYSLFYFATGILEKAGLAQGAASYYYGVSGVIAAIAATLWGFSSDFLGRRKALVIAGVVSAILAIPAFYVWYLGAATNNVALLYLGAALAGWLTQWPWGLVPVYLSERFATQRRASGVGFGYSSGIFISAWMPLYSIPLYNLFKPIEDGNIWFVAAFWLILAGVVYGIAALLGPETIGVDLRIAQEK; this comes from the coding sequence ATGGTTCAATGGACACCAGAACACTATAAATGGCCCCCGAAGGCAGCAAGCGCCATATTTTCGCAGTTTTTGGGGTTCTTCCTAGACGCCTACGATCTGACGTTCGTGACCGCCATGACGTCGACGTTGGCGGCGGTCTTGCTACCTCCGACGCTCTCGAAGGAGGTGGTCGGCTACTTCATAACGTTGCTGGGCTACGCGTTCACCATGATAGCGAGGCCTCTAGGCAGCGCGATCTTCGGGAACCTCGCAGATAGGTGGGGGAGGCGCGATACTTTGATGATAACCATAGTGGGCTATTCCACGGCCAGCGCCTTGACCGCGGCGATACCGACGTACGCGCAAGCCGGCTGGGCCGCCTTCTGGATATATTCGGCCTTAAGGTTCATCCTCGGCATCTTCGTGGGCGGCGAGTACGCGGCGGGCCACCCATTCGCCATGGAGTACTCCGCCCCTAGATGGAGGGGCCTCGTCAGCGGCATAGTCCAGGGCGCGTTCAGCTGGGGCGTCGCGCTGGGCGGCTTCGTGGTCGCCGCGTTTACCGCCTACTTCGGGCAAGCCGCCATGCAGGCGTACGCGTGGAGATATGTATTCCTCACCGGGCTGATACCGGCTGTGGTCGCGCTCTATATAAGGTTCGCCATGCCCGACACGCCCGTGTTCTCGGAGGCCAAGAACAAGGGACAGCTGGAGAAGGTGCCGTTCTTCAGCCTATTTAGACCTCCCGCTCTCTGGACCTTCTTGTCGGTCTTCGTATTCATGACAGGCCTCTTCTTCAGCAGCTATTCCCTATTCTATTTCGCCACCGGCATCCTTGAGAAGGCCGGTCTGGCGCAGGGCGCCGCCAGCTACTACTACGGGGTGTCCGGCGTCATCGCCGCCATAGCGGCAACTCTGTGGGGCTTCTCGTCGGACTTCTTGGGCAGGAGAAAGGCCTTAGTCATAGCCGGCGTGGTTTCGGCGATTCTCGCAATCCCCGCGTTCTACGTCTGGTATCTTGGCGCGGCCACGAACAACGTCGCCCTGCTCTACCTCGGAGCGGCCCTCGCCGGCTGGCTGACCCAATGGCCTTGGGGCCTCGTCCCGGTGTACCTCTCCGAGCGTTTCGCAACCCAGAGGAGGGCCAGCGGCGTCGGTTTCGGCTACAGCTCCGGCATATTCATAAGCGCGTGGATGCCGCTCTACTCGATACCGCTCTACAATCTGTTTAAGCCCATAGAGGACGGCAATATATGGTTCGTGGCGGCTTTCTGGCTGATATTGGCCGGCGTCGTCTACGGCATCGCAGCGTTGCTAGGCCCCGAGACGATAGGGGTCGATCTGCGGATAGCCCAAGAGAAATAA
- a CDS encoding 50S ribosomal protein L44e, which yields MRFPKKVMAYCPRCNTYTEHSVSIYHQGKRRELAEGQRRYNRKLKGYGSSPKPKQKRFAKVNKKISLVLTCSKCGYKLHKSLGRMKRVELV from the coding sequence ATGCGTTTTCCTAAGAAGGTGATGGCGTACTGCCCGAGGTGCAACACATACACCGAGCACAGCGTCTCCATATACCATCAAGGCAAGAGGCGGGAGCTCGCAGAGGGCCAGAGGAGGTACAACAGGAAGCTCAAGGGATACGGCTCCTCGCCGAAGCCGAAGCAGAAGAGGTTCGCCAAGGTCAACAAAAAGATCTCCCTAGTGCTTACCTGTTCTAAATGCGGTTATAAGCTACACAAGTCCCTAGGGAGAATGAAGAGGGTAGAGCTGGTCTGA
- a CDS encoding molybdopterin-dependent oxidoreductase codes for MGLIACTRDCYDTCVFEPIVAGGKLADLRPARWFPVLGFTCPRGRADVKRLYSERRIKRPLLRSGGNFIEVGWNRAIAELAERLRSADPRRVIHVEYDGNQGLLTWYYPARLFNALGTASTDYSICSAEGHAALKLHWGRSWGMLPEELAAARAVVFWGVNAAISFIHGWALAKRARATIAAVDVALTETLKAADLPVVVRPGTDVVLALGIARELISRGSYDRHFVERYSYGFEKFAEYVQRFDPQYVEAEAGVDPQTLKKLADLYESGAKTVIGFSLGRTLNGGEAVRAISLIHGLLGDPLGFFYSNSGAWGIDFDYLRGLHAGRPSSVVPMGLLGNAVDKFDVMYVWNSNPVMTLPQGDRICESARRGDLFLAIHDLILNETAECADLVLPAPSYLEKDDVMYSYWHNLLVYNRAVAQPVGESRPEHWVVREVAKALGLGHHVLMAEDPWDAVDRALRPAGVSLAELRARGVVVLRRGDPMRFNTPSGKLEFYSTSAERRGASPLPAYARPAAGYVLTFTSEPLHTNTQFFKEYGAPPPVVYVNPEDLKGDYACLERDGVSVKVRLVADPAVPRGVLLMRGIPRDAEGRPVNAVVDGTPNPYGGTPRINTTVVDLRPC; via the coding sequence GTGGGCCTAATTGCGTGTACCCGCGACTGCTACGACACCTGCGTGTTCGAGCCGATAGTTGCAGGCGGGAAGCTGGCGGATTTAAGGCCGGCGAGGTGGTTCCCGGTCCTCGGCTTCACGTGCCCCCGCGGGAGGGCCGACGTCAAGAGGCTTTACTCCGAGAGGCGCATCAAGAGGCCGTTGTTGAGGAGCGGGGGGAACTTCATCGAGGTAGGGTGGAATAGGGCTATCGCCGAGCTCGCGGAGAGGCTCAGATCGGCGGATCCGCGAAGGGTGATACACGTGGAGTACGACGGGAACCAGGGACTCTTGACCTGGTACTACCCCGCCCGCCTCTTCAACGCGTTGGGGACGGCTTCGACGGACTACTCCATATGTAGCGCCGAGGGCCACGCCGCCTTGAAGCTCCACTGGGGCCGTAGCTGGGGCATGTTGCCCGAGGAGCTCGCGGCGGCCAGGGCGGTCGTCTTCTGGGGCGTCAACGCGGCGATCAGCTTCATACACGGCTGGGCTTTGGCCAAAAGGGCCCGCGCGACCATAGCGGCCGTCGACGTGGCGCTGACGGAGACCTTGAAGGCGGCGGATCTCCCGGTCGTCGTGAGGCCCGGCACCGACGTGGTCCTCGCGCTGGGGATCGCGAGGGAGCTGATCTCGCGGGGGTCCTACGACCGGCATTTCGTTGAGCGGTACTCCTACGGCTTCGAGAAATTCGCTGAGTACGTCCAGCGGTTCGATCCGCAGTACGTGGAGGCTGAGGCCGGCGTCGATCCCCAGACTTTGAAGAAGCTCGCAGACCTCTACGAGTCGGGGGCGAAGACCGTGATAGGCTTCTCGCTCGGGAGGACCCTTAACGGCGGCGAGGCAGTGAGGGCCATCTCGTTGATACACGGGCTTTTGGGCGACCCGCTGGGGTTCTTTTACTCGAACTCGGGGGCTTGGGGTATCGACTTCGACTACTTGAGGGGCCTACACGCCGGGAGGCCCTCGTCAGTGGTGCCCATGGGCCTCTTAGGCAACGCCGTGGATAAATTCGACGTCATGTACGTCTGGAATTCCAACCCCGTCATGACGCTCCCCCAGGGCGACAGGATATGCGAGTCGGCGCGCCGCGGCGACCTATTTCTGGCTATCCACGACCTGATCCTCAACGAGACGGCCGAGTGCGCCGATCTGGTGCTCCCGGCCCCCTCATATCTCGAGAAGGACGACGTGATGTACAGCTACTGGCACAACCTGCTGGTATACAATAGAGCTGTTGCGCAGCCGGTGGGCGAGTCCAGGCCCGAGCACTGGGTGGTTAGGGAGGTGGCGAAGGCGTTGGGCCTCGGGCACCACGTGTTGATGGCCGAAGATCCTTGGGACGCGGTGGACAGGGCCTTAAGGCCGGCCGGCGTGAGTCTGGCTGAGCTGAGGGCTAGAGGCGTCGTCGTGTTGAGGCGCGGGGATCCGATGCGCTTCAACACGCCGTCGGGCAAGCTCGAGTTCTACAGCACGTCGGCCGAGAGGAGGGGGGCCAGCCCTCTGCCCGCCTACGCTAGGCCGGCCGCCGGATACGTCTTGACCTTCACCTCGGAGCCTCTGCACACGAACACCCAGTTCTTCAAGGAGTACGGCGCCCCGCCGCCGGTGGTGTACGTGAACCCGGAAGACCTCAAGGGCGATTACGCCTGTCTGGAGAGAGACGGCGTATCGGTCAAGGTGAGGCTCGTCGCAGATCCCGCCGTCCCGCGCGGAGTCTTGCTGATGAGAGGAATCCCGAGAGATGCCGAGGGGCGGCCGGTGAACGCGGTAGTCGACGGAACGCCGAACCCCTACGGAGGCACGCCGAGGATAAACACCACAGTCGTGGACCTACGCCCGTGCTAA
- a CDS encoding DNA primase small subunit domain-containing protein, producing MAMKFLEALFRNYYRNAQLDVPEIERREVGYLTMDGAMVRHKSFRSLEDLRSFCVDRPPLGLYYSAALYERPDEKDMDAKGWLGADLVFDIDGDHLDTPNCRGMELLNYGCLEDAKEEALKLLDALRNELGLEGLPVYSGHRGFHVHVRAEEVRGLDAGERRRLVDFLVGRNLDLSKFEARVGRRAVKLYVEEPVGSLARLMRGLDDGSYSIRIDEVVTADVHRLIRAPGSLNNKTGFIALPLSYSDLDRDAETIVERALAFKKGEILIRLKEPVEEVLGVEIGREEAVVPTYIAVYLHLQGRAEIQAEAGRDVRGRRRGRGG from the coding sequence ATGGCTATGAAATTCCTCGAGGCTTTGTTTAGGAACTACTACAGGAACGCCCAGCTGGACGTGCCGGAGATAGAGAGGCGCGAGGTGGGCTATCTGACGATGGACGGCGCCATGGTTAGGCACAAGTCGTTCAGATCGCTGGAGGACCTCAGATCGTTCTGCGTCGATAGGCCGCCTCTAGGGCTCTACTACTCGGCGGCGCTCTATGAAAGGCCGGACGAGAAGGACATGGACGCCAAGGGGTGGCTGGGCGCCGACCTCGTATTCGACATAGACGGGGACCACCTGGACACGCCGAACTGCAGAGGCATGGAGCTCCTCAACTACGGATGTCTCGAGGACGCTAAGGAGGAGGCCTTGAAGCTTCTCGACGCCTTGAGGAACGAGCTGGGCCTCGAGGGGTTGCCGGTCTACTCGGGCCATAGGGGGTTCCACGTACACGTAAGGGCCGAGGAGGTCAGAGGGCTCGACGCCGGCGAGCGGAGGAGGCTTGTGGACTTTCTAGTGGGGCGCAACCTCGACTTGTCGAAGTTCGAGGCGAGGGTCGGGAGGAGGGCGGTCAAGCTATACGTCGAGGAGCCTGTGGGGAGCCTCGCGAGGCTCATGCGCGGCCTCGACGACGGTAGCTACTCGATAAGGATAGACGAGGTCGTGACGGCGGACGTGCACAGGCTCATCAGAGCTCCCGGCTCCCTCAACAACAAGACGGGCTTCATCGCGCTTCCCCTCTCCTATTCAGATCTGGATAGGGATGCGGAGACCATCGTGGAGAGGGCTCTCGCCTTCAAGAAGGGCGAGATCCTCATAAGGCTTAAGGAGCCTGTGGAGGAGGTCCTCGGCGTCGAGATAGGCCGAGAGGAGGCCGTAGTGCCGACCTACATAGCGGTGTACCTACACCTGCAAGGCAGAGCCGAGATACAGGCTGAGGCCGGTAGGGACGTCCGGGGGCGGCGGAGAGGGCGTGGCGGATAG
- a CDS encoding Zn-ribbon domain-containing OB-fold protein — translation MSGATKPLNPRGTKYEKVDFPVFEFPVVGKARYNYTTGQALGRFLAGLKEGKILGTYCAKCGRVFVPPRMYCSYCFREVDGWIEARDEGVVVTAVLSYISATRARLEKPVAVGVIKLDVPGRQFDDHFFPGLMHYICGASEDDVKSMRIFGARVKAKWKPPEQRTGSITDIECFEVVRP, via the coding sequence ATGAGCGGCGCGACTAAGCCCCTAAATCCGAGAGGCACCAAGTACGAGAAGGTCGACTTCCCGGTGTTCGAGTTCCCGGTGGTAGGCAAGGCGCGTTACAACTACACGACGGGGCAGGCGCTCGGGCGGTTCCTCGCGGGCTTGAAGGAGGGGAAGATCCTCGGCACCTACTGCGCCAAGTGCGGCAGGGTGTTCGTCCCGCCGCGTATGTACTGCTCCTACTGCTTCAGAGAGGTAGACGGGTGGATTGAGGCTCGGGACGAAGGCGTCGTGGTGACTGCTGTCCTGAGCTATATATCGGCTACAAGGGCCAGGCTCGAGAAGCCGGTGGCCGTGGGCGTTATAAAGCTCGACGTCCCGGGCCGCCAGTTCGACGACCACTTCTTCCCCGGCTTGATGCACTACATCTGCGGCGCGTCGGAGGACGACGTGAAGTCCATGAGGATATTCGGGGCTAGGGTAAAGGCCAAGTGGAAGCCGCCGGAGCAGAGAACCGGGTCCATCACCGATATAGAATGCTTCGAGGTGGTGAGGCCATGA